The following proteins are co-located in the Silene latifolia isolate original U9 population chromosome 1, ASM4854445v1, whole genome shotgun sequence genome:
- the LOC141593286 gene encoding peroxidase 3-like → MRAADDAEAKAEAARKAAGLPIEEDVATAADDKHGSKKGKLVDNFYKKTCPSAEDTVREVIAKHAKNKPTLGAKLLRLHYHDCFVRGCDGSILLDSTKNSPSEKEGIPNLTLEGYDIIEEIKTEIEKKCKQVVSCADILALAARDAVSFNFGRSMWKVVTGRRDGTISKASETLPGLPSPFSNFTTLKNVFDFNGLSTRDLVALSGAHTIGVAHCSSFRKRLFNFTGTGDQDPSLDKSYAAFLKTKCKNPNDKKTTTEMDPGSFVSFDNQYFLTLMRQKGLFQSDVALLTNKDARQIAQQLLKPKKFFDQFAISMQNMGAIQVLTGVNGEIRKRCKSNSNRRTLHKVLILSCHISLIPMFKNFYSQ, encoded by the exons ATAAACATGGCTCCAAAAAAGGGAAATTAGTAGATAATTTTTACAAAAAAACATGCCCTAGTGCTGAAGATACTGTGCGAGAAGTCATTGCAAAACATGCTAAAAACAAGCCAACTCTTGGTGCCAAGCTTTTACGTTTGCATTACCATGATTGTTTTGTCCGG GGTTGTGATGGTTCAATTTTACTAGACTCGACGAAAAACTCGCCATCAGAGAAGGAAGGAATACCCAATTTAACATTAGAAGGATATGATATAATTGAAGAAATTAAGACAGAAATCGAAAAGAAATGTAAACAAGTTGTTTCTTGTGCTGATATTTTAGCTCTTGCGGCTAGGGATGCGGTTTCTTTCAAC TTTGGGAGATCAATGTGGAAAGTGGTCACAGGACGAAGAGATGGAACTATATCAAAGGCTTCAGAGACATTGCCGGGTCTTCCTTCCCCATTCTCTAACTTCACCACCCTTAAGAATGTCTTTGATTTTAATGGCCTCTCCACTCGTGATCTCGTCGCCTTGTCAG gtgCACATACTATTGGTGTTGCTCATTGCAGTTCGTTTAGGAAAAGACTTTTCAATTTCACTGGCACAGGAGATCAAGATCCTTCATTAGACAAATCTTATGCTGCATTTTTGAAGACAAAATGCAAAAATCCCAATGACAAAAAGACAACCACTGAAATGGATCCTGGTAGCTTTGTCTCTTTTGATAATCAATATTTTTTGACACTAATGAGACAGAAAGGTCTTTTCCAATCTGATGTTGCTCTCCTGACCAATAAAGATGCTAGACAAATTGCTCAACAACTATTGAAACCGAAAAAATTCTTTGATCAATTTGCTATCTCCATGCAAAACATGGGAGCCATACAAGTACTTACAGGTGTCAATGGAGAGATTAGAAAGCGTTGTAAGAGCAATAGCAATAGAAGAACTCTACATAAAGTTCTTATCTTGTCATGCCACATTTCATTAATTCCAATGTTTAAGAACTTTTATTCACAATAG